The following are from one region of the Synechococcus sp. CBW1108 genome:
- a CDS encoding transposase, with translation MSSLEGKTRPFRQFFRKLLEIEGIEPTNNAAERALRQSVIQRKISQGVQSRQGAICRSRLLTVTTTLRQQGRDVWEFLEQAWIAHHRGGVMPSLLSDP, from the coding sequence ATCAGCTCTCTGGAGGGAAAAACGCGGCCTTTCAGGCAGTTTTTCCGCAAACTCCTAGAAATCGAGGGAATCGAGCCCACCAACAACGCCGCAGAGCGTGCCCTGCGGCAGTCGGTGATTCAGCGCAAGATCAGTCAAGGAGTCCAATCCCGCCAAGGTGCGATCTGCCGCAGCCGCCTGCTCACGGTCACCACTACCCTGCGGCAACAGGGGCGGGATGTCTGGGAGTTCCTCGAGCAGGCCTGGATCGCCCATCACCGCGGTGGGGTGATGCCGTCACTGCTGAGCGATCCCTGA
- a CDS encoding IS5 family transposase, whose translation MRGHRERSGSLFSYVSIEERIPASHPLRRIRKLADQALDRLNPTFCALYAAEGRPSVPPEQLLLASLLQAFYGIRSERLLLEQLHYNLLYRWFVGLSPDDPIWHPTTFTKNRERLLNEQVMGRFLEKLMGAPEVKPLLSDEHFSVDGTLLQAWASHASLERIDGQDDPPPPPSGPGEGFGAPKPGRKRAKGDFRGVKLSNKTHRSGSDPDALLARKSNAHPAQPSYRGHVLMDNRHALIVDCRVTQAVGTGERDAAKAMAADIPGAHQKTIGADKNYDTKGFVAEMRRIAVTPHVAQNTARSGGSAIDGRTTRHEGYAKSINARRGIEKVFGWIKQWGGLRQFKLRGTDKLSAVFGLHVIAYNLIRLGNLLKPAMAAA comes from the coding sequence ATGCGAGGTCACCGGGAGCGCAGCGGCTCCCTGTTCTCCTACGTGTCGATTGAGGAGCGGATCCCGGCCAGTCATCCGCTGCGGCGGATCCGGAAACTGGCGGATCAGGCCCTCGATCGGCTCAATCCCACCTTTTGCGCGCTCTACGCCGCAGAAGGCCGGCCCTCGGTGCCGCCAGAACAGCTGCTGCTGGCCTCGTTGCTGCAGGCGTTCTACGGGATTCGCTCGGAGCGGCTTTTGCTGGAGCAGCTGCACTACAACCTGCTGTACCGCTGGTTTGTGGGCCTGAGCCCGGATGATCCGATCTGGCACCCCACCACATTCACCAAAAATCGGGAGCGGTTGCTGAACGAGCAGGTCATGGGGCGCTTCCTGGAGAAGCTGATGGGTGCTCCGGAGGTCAAGCCGCTGCTCAGCGACGAACACTTCTCAGTGGATGGCACCCTGCTGCAGGCCTGGGCCTCCCATGCCTCACTGGAGCGGATTGATGGGCAGGACGATCCGCCACCGCCGCCATCCGGTCCTGGCGAGGGGTTTGGCGCTCCAAAGCCCGGCAGGAAGCGGGCCAAGGGTGATTTCCGCGGCGTCAAGCTCAGCAACAAGACCCATCGCTCCGGCAGTGATCCGGATGCGTTGCTGGCCCGCAAGTCCAACGCCCACCCGGCCCAACCGAGCTATCGGGGCCATGTGCTGATGGACAACCGCCATGCGCTGATCGTGGACTGCCGCGTCACCCAAGCAGTGGGTACCGGGGAGCGGGATGCCGCCAAAGCGATGGCGGCTGACATCCCCGGTGCCCACCAAAAAACCATCGGTGCCGACAAGAACTACGACACCAAGGGCTTTGTCGCCGAGATGCGTCGCATCGCCGTGACGCCGCACGTCGCTCAGAACACCGCCCGCTCTGGTGGCTCCGCCATCGATGGCCGCACCACCCGCCACGAGGGCTACGCCAAGTCGATCAATGCCCGCCGCGGCATCGAGAAGGTGTTTGGCTGGATCAAGCAGTGGGGCGGTCTGCGCCAGTTCAAGCTGCGCGGCACCGACAAGCTGAGTGCGGTGTTTGGCCTGCACGTGATCGCCTACAACCTGATCCGGCTGGGCAACCTGCTCAAACCGGCGATGGCGGCGGCATGA